The Oscillospiraceae bacterium genome contains a region encoding:
- a CDS encoding ABC transporter ATP-binding protein, whose protein sequence is MIKRLIKSIREYKTASILSPIFVSLEVLMEVIIPFLMASLIDSGIEKGDFNYILKIGGILAVMCIISLAFGALSGKYAAYASAGFAKNLRKDMYYNVQNFSFSSIDKYSTASIITRLTTDVTNVQNAYQMIIRVAVRSPVMFIFSMIMAFRISSKLSLVFLGVTPFLAVGLYLIIKNAHPIFEKVFKTYDKLNVVVQENLRGIRVVKSFVREDYEEKKFKNVSEEIYKLFSKAEKLIAYNSPLMQICVYSCMLLICWLGAKMIVNSQMTTGQLMSLITYTMQILMSLMMFSMFFVMIIISKASAERIVEILDEKSDITNPENPVEKVENGDICFKNVSFSYSKSKEKLCLKNINLEIKSGETVGIIGGTGSSKTSLVQLIPRLYDVFEGEVLVGGTDVRKYDIEALRNEVAMVLQKNVLFSGTIKENLRWGNENATDEQIKKACQLAQADEFIESFPDKYDTYIEQGGTNVSGGQKQRLCIARALLKKPKILILDDSTSAVDTKTDALIQKAFEQEIPDTTKIIIAQRISSVEKADKIIVIENGKIDAVGTHQQLLEANEIYKEVYNSQLKGGSLNAR, encoded by the coding sequence GAGGTAATTATTCCGTTTTTAATGGCAAGTCTTATTGACTCCGGTATAGAAAAAGGAGATTTCAATTATATATTGAAAATAGGCGGTATTCTTGCAGTTATGTGTATTATTTCGCTGGCGTTCGGCGCATTGTCTGGAAAATATGCCGCTTATGCAAGCGCAGGCTTTGCCAAAAATCTGAGAAAAGATATGTACTATAACGTGCAAAATTTTTCTTTTTCAAGTATTGATAAATACTCCACAGCAAGTATTATAACAAGACTTACTACCGACGTTACAAATGTTCAGAATGCATATCAGATGATTATAAGGGTTGCTGTAAGGTCGCCTGTTATGTTTATATTTTCTATGATAATGGCATTCAGAATAAGCTCTAAGCTTTCCCTTGTGTTTTTAGGAGTAACTCCTTTTCTTGCGGTAGGCCTTTATCTTATTATTAAAAATGCGCACCCGATTTTTGAAAAGGTGTTTAAGACTTACGATAAATTAAATGTAGTAGTTCAGGAAAATTTAAGAGGCATAAGAGTAGTAAAATCCTTTGTGCGAGAGGACTATGAGGAAAAGAAATTCAAAAACGTTTCAGAGGAAATATATAAGCTTTTTTCAAAGGCTGAAAAGCTTATTGCCTATAACTCTCCGCTTATGCAGATTTGCGTATATTCCTGTATGCTTTTAATATGCTGGCTCGGCGCAAAAATGATTGTAAATTCTCAAATGACAACGGGACAGCTTATGAGTCTTATAACCTATACAATGCAAATTCTTATGAGTCTTATGATGTTTTCGATGTTCTTTGTAATGATTATTATTTCAAAGGCTTCGGCAGAGAGAATTGTGGAAATTCTCGATGAAAAAAGCGATATTACAAATCCCGAAAATCCTGTTGAAAAAGTCGAAAACGGAGATATCTGCTTCAAAAATGTAAGCTTCAGCTATTCAAAAAGCAAAGAAAAGCTTTGCCTTAAAAACATAAATCTTGAAATAAAGTCGGGAGAAACCGTAGGAATTATAGGTGGTACCGGAAGCTCTAAAACAAGCCTTGTTCAGCTTATTCCAAGACTTTACGATGTTTTTGAGGGCGAGGTTTTGGTAGGCGGAACAGATGTCAGAAAATATGACATTGAAGCTCTCAGAAACGAAGTTGCTATGGTACTTCAGAAAAACGTGCTTTTCTCAGGCACCATAAAAGAAAATTTGCGCTGGGGAAATGAAAACGCCACAGACGAGCAAATCAAAAAGGCGTGTCAGCTTGCTCAGGCAGACGAATTTATAGAAAGCTTCCCCGACAAATATGACACGTATATAGAACAGGGCGGTACAAACGTTTCGGGTGGACAAAAACAGCGTCTTTGTATAGCCAGAGCTCTTTTGAAAAAGCCTAAAATTCTTATTCTGGACGACTCTACAAGTGCTGTCGACACCAAAACAGATGCGCTTATTCAAAAAGCCTTTGAGCAGGAGATACCCGACACTACAAAAATTATTATAGCTCAGAGAATTTCCTCAGTGGAAAAGGCTGATAAAATAATAGTAATAGAAAACGGAAAAATAGATGCTGTAGGAACACATCAACAGCTTTTAGAGGCAAATGAAATATACAAAGAGGTATACAATTCACAGTTGAAAGGAGGAAGCTTAAATGCAAGGTAG